From one Ochrobactrum vermis genomic stretch:
- a CDS encoding ABC transporter substrate-binding protein, translating to MRIKLALLLASAMIFSPGVSLAQDKGGVINVATIGEPPTLDPMVSTADLVGIVTQHIFETLYTFDKEWKPTPLLAESLPEISADGKTYTIKLRSDVKFHDGTDMTSEDVVASLQRWTKLASRGKQASAFIENIAATDPATVTITLKQPYAPLTSLLAFNNSAAIIIPSEKQAEPMNEFIGTGPYMLKERKADQYIQLVRFDGYKSRDGESDGYGGARHQYLDEIRFVSVPDANTRVEAAVSGQYDYVDSIPVESFDKIKSSTASQPLVLKPFGYPVFVFNTKEGVASKLPVRKAVTQALSMEDMLAAAFGSTEFYALDGAFYPSNFVWNTEAGVEGNYNVAQPEVAAEALKAAGYNGEPLRILTSRQYEFHYKMAQVAAEYLKLAGFKVDLQVVDWATLTQRRADPKLWDIYITHSPFLPEPALIGSLSTSSPGWWDTPARKTVVDAFTSESNPEKRVALWADVQKTIYDELPLIKIGDFNAVAAMSTKLEGVDTAPWPYFWNASLKK from the coding sequence TTGCGGATCAAACTAGCACTCCTTCTGGCTTCTGCCATGATCTTCAGTCCCGGCGTTTCGCTGGCGCAAGACAAGGGTGGCGTCATCAATGTCGCCACCATTGGCGAGCCACCGACGCTTGACCCGATGGTATCCACTGCCGATCTTGTGGGCATCGTCACGCAGCATATTTTTGAAACGCTCTATACGTTCGACAAGGAATGGAAACCGACGCCGCTGCTAGCGGAAAGCCTGCCCGAAATCAGTGCAGACGGAAAAACTTATACGATCAAGCTGCGTTCAGACGTTAAGTTCCATGACGGCACTGACATGACATCGGAAGACGTGGTTGCGTCGTTGCAGCGTTGGACGAAGCTGGCATCACGCGGAAAACAGGCATCAGCCTTCATCGAAAATATTGCGGCTACTGATCCGGCTACAGTGACCATTACGCTGAAGCAGCCTTATGCACCGCTTACTTCTCTGCTCGCTTTCAACAATTCCGCGGCGATCATCATCCCGTCGGAAAAGCAGGCAGAGCCGATGAACGAGTTTATCGGTACCGGGCCCTACATGCTCAAGGAACGCAAGGCGGACCAGTACATTCAGCTCGTGCGTTTCGATGGTTACAAGTCGCGCGACGGCGAAAGTGACGGCTACGGTGGAGCGCGCCATCAATATCTCGATGAGATCCGGTTTGTCTCGGTTCCTGACGCAAATACCCGTGTTGAAGCAGCGGTTTCCGGACAATACGACTATGTCGATTCCATTCCAGTGGAATCATTTGACAAGATCAAGTCTTCGACTGCTTCCCAACCGCTGGTTCTGAAGCCCTTCGGCTATCCTGTCTTTGTGTTCAATACCAAGGAAGGTGTGGCGTCAAAGCTGCCGGTACGAAAGGCCGTGACACAGGCATTGAGCATGGAAGACATGCTTGCTGCTGCATTTGGCAGTACGGAATTCTACGCACTGGACGGTGCTTTCTATCCGTCCAATTTTGTCTGGAATACGGAAGCCGGTGTCGAAGGAAATTATAATGTCGCTCAGCCCGAGGTGGCGGCAGAAGCGTTGAAGGCTGCGGGCTACAACGGCGAACCGTTGCGTATCCTGACCAGCCGCCAGTATGAGTTCCATTACAAGATGGCGCAGGTGGCTGCCGAATATCTGAAACTTGCCGGGTTCAAGGTCGACCTGCAGGTTGTCGACTGGGCGACACTGACGCAGCGCCGTGCTGATCCCAAGCTTTGGGATATCTACATAACGCATAGCCCTTTCCTGCCTGAACCTGCCTTGATCGGCTCTTTGTCGACCAGTTCGCCAGGTTGGTGGGATACGCCTGCGCGTAAAACCGTGGTCGATGCGTTCACATCCGAATCCAATCCAGAAAAGCGTGTTGCGCTGTGGGCAGACGTCCAGAAGACCATCTATGACGAACTGCCCTTGATCAAGATCGGCGATTTCAACGCTGTTGCGGCCATGTCGACCAAACTTGAGGGCGTCGATACGGCTCCGTGGCCCTATTTCTGGAACGCTTCGCTGAAGAAGTAA
- a CDS encoding DMT family transporter: MTRKGQGYLFTLLAVTIFATQDGISKYLGTHYSPILITMIRYWVFAAFVLLLAMRSGGIAKAAATKRPFLQLFRGILLAAEIVTFIFALSRAGMATAQSIFQGAPLLVTMLSVPFLGEKVGWRRWTAIVVGLIGVLLIINPVNAKFDASLLLPVAAMVMFAVYAVATRAVSKSDDAMTSFFYTGIAGAVALTFVGSFYLMPIARSDWFWMAALCACGIASHYFLIRAYNILEAGEVQPLTYLQLVIGACIAVTVFHEQLTWNIVAGAIVVVSAGLFSVFRERQLGRSKPPALG, from the coding sequence ATGACACGCAAAGGCCAGGGCTACCTCTTCACACTTCTCGCAGTTACCATTTTTGCAACGCAGGACGGTATTTCGAAGTATCTTGGCACTCATTATTCGCCGATCCTGATAACGATGATCCGCTATTGGGTCTTTGCAGCTTTCGTTCTTCTGCTTGCAATGCGCTCCGGCGGCATCGCCAAAGCCGCAGCAACGAAACGCCCCTTTCTGCAACTTTTTCGCGGAATTTTGCTTGCAGCAGAAATCGTTACATTCATATTCGCTCTCAGTCGCGCAGGCATGGCAACAGCGCAGTCAATCTTTCAAGGTGCACCTTTATTGGTGACAATGCTCTCTGTGCCGTTCCTTGGTGAAAAGGTTGGCTGGCGACGTTGGACGGCGATCGTCGTCGGACTGATTGGCGTTTTGCTGATTATCAATCCTGTGAATGCGAAATTCGACGCAAGTCTGCTTCTGCCGGTGGCCGCGATGGTCATGTTCGCCGTTTATGCCGTTGCGACACGCGCTGTCAGCAAAAGTGACGATGCAATGACCAGTTTCTTCTACACCGGCATAGCGGGGGCTGTGGCCCTCACCTTTGTCGGCAGTTTCTATCTGATGCCGATCGCGCGAAGCGACTGGTTCTGGATGGCAGCTCTTTGTGCCTGCGGCATCGCAAGCCACTACTTCCTCATCCGCGCCTACAACATTCTGGAGGCGGGAGAAGTGCAACCCCTCACCTATCTGCAGCTTGTTATCGGAGCATGTATCGCGGTCACGGTTTTCCACGAACAATTGACATGGAATATCGTCGCTGGCGCGATTGTCGTCGTTAGCGCTGGACTGTTCTCGGTCTTCCGCGAGCGGCAACTTGGCAGAAGCAAGCCGCCAGCGCTTGGGTAG
- a CDS encoding IS3 family transposase (programmed frameshift), whose protein sequence is MKKQRFTEEQIIAVLKEQEAGMKVADLCRKYGISDATFYNWKAKYGGMEVSEAKRLKALEEENAKLKKLLAEQMLDAAALRELLGKKMVGPAAKREAVMHLKAVMGLSERRACQIVSADRKMIRYRSCRPPEVELRAKLRDLANERRRFGYRRLFVLLRRDGEPSGVNRIYRLYREEGLSVRKRKARRRAVGTRAPILVEAKANARWSLDFVHDQFACGRRFRVLNIVDDVTRECLAAIPDTSISGRRVARELTTLIERRGKPGMIVSDNGTELTSNAILAWSKDHKVEWHYIAPGKPMQNGYVESFNGRMRDELLNESLFFGLEHARSAIAEWAEDYNHFRPHSSLGYQTPACYAGIIAATGSNAAQYESLAFPPVATNTPIGVFKTAEALMAVG, encoded by the exons ATGAAAAAGCAGCGATTTACAGAAGAGCAGATTATTGCGGTGCTGAAGGAGCAGGAGGCAGGCATGAAGGTGGCCGACCTTTGCCGCAAGTATGGGATTTCGGACGCAACATTTTATAACTGGAAAGCCAAATACGGCGGTATGGAGGTGTCAGAGGCGAAGCGCCTGAAGGCACTCGAAGAAGAGAACGCCAAGCTTAAGAAGCTGTTGGCCGAGCAGATGCTCGATGCCGCCGCACTCCGCGAGCTCCTCG GCAAAAAAATGGTAGGGCCTGCCGCCAAGCGTGAAGCTGTCATGCATCTGAAGGCCGTCATGGGTCTGTCGGAGCGGCGGGCCTGCCAGATTGTGTCGGCTGATCGCAAGATGATCCGCTATCGGTCCTGCCGACCGCCGGAGGTCGAATTGCGAGCAAAGTTGCGCGATCTCGCCAACGAGCGACGGCGCTTCGGCTACCGACGGCTGTTCGTCCTGCTCAGGCGGGACGGAGAGCCATCCGGCGTCAACCGCATCTATCGGCTGTATCGCGAGGAAGGGCTTTCGGTTCGCAAGCGGAAGGCTCGACGAAGGGCCGTCGGCACGCGTGCGCCGATCCTGGTCGAGGCGAAGGCAAATGCCCGTTGGTCTCTCGATTTCGTGCACGACCAGTTTGCATGCGGGAGACGGTTCCGGGTCCTCAATATCGTTGATGATGTGACCCGTGAATGCCTGGCAGCAATCCCGGACACCTCAATCTCCGGCCGCCGTGTCGCACGGGAGCTGACGACGCTGATCGAACGACGCGGCAAGCCCGGGATGATTGTCTCCGATAACGGCACGGAACTCACCTCGAATGCCATTCTGGCCTGGTCGAAGGATCACAAGGTCGAGTGGCATTACATCGCGCCGGGAAAGCCCATGCAAAACGGCTATGTCGAGAGCTTCAACGGACGAATGCGTGACGAACTGCTCAACGAAAGCCTGTTCTTCGGCCTCGAACATGCCCGAAGCGCCATCGCTGAATGGGCAGAGGATTATAATCATTTCCGGCCACACTCATCGCTCGGTTATCAGACACCGGCATGCTACGCCGGAATTATCGCCGCAACCGGCTCCAACGCTGCGCAATATGAAAGCTTGGCGTTTCCGCCGGTTGCTACCAACACGCCAATTGGCGTATTCAAAACCGCCGAGGCTCTAATGGCCGTTGGATGA
- a CDS encoding LysE/ArgO family amino acid transporter, with protein MNPSVYVTGLTMGLSLIVAIGAQNAFVLRQGLRDEHVFAVSLVCAISDAILILVGVTSFQKIAAIMPALDPIMRYGGAAFLVWYGARSLYSAFTSSAILATANGVSVSLTRTLATCLALTWLNPHVYLDTVMLLGTISTQFPGFETSFAAGAVTASFVFFFSLGFGARWLRPIFARPSSWRILEGVIAITMWSIALKLVIGM; from the coding sequence ATGAATCCTTCAGTCTACGTAACTGGCCTTACTATGGGTCTCAGTCTCATTGTCGCCATTGGCGCACAAAACGCTTTTGTTTTGCGACAGGGTTTGCGCGACGAACATGTGTTCGCCGTAAGCCTCGTTTGCGCCATATCGGATGCCATCCTAATTCTTGTCGGTGTAACAAGTTTCCAGAAAATCGCTGCCATCATGCCAGCGCTTGATCCCATCATGCGTTATGGTGGTGCGGCTTTTCTCGTCTGGTATGGCGCGCGGAGCCTCTATTCTGCATTCACCTCGTCTGCCATCCTGGCGACGGCGAACGGCGTATCCGTGAGCCTGACCAGGACACTCGCGACCTGTCTGGCGCTCACATGGCTCAATCCGCATGTTTACCTGGATACCGTCATGCTGCTTGGAACAATCTCCACGCAGTTTCCAGGCTTTGAAACATCCTTCGCTGCGGGTGCTGTCACTGCGTCCTTCGTGTTTTTCTTTTCGCTTGGTTTCGGCGCTCGTTGGCTGCGCCCAATCTTTGCCCGCCCGTCTTCCTGGCGCATTCTGGAAGGCGTCATTGCCATTACGATGTGGTCAATTGCGCTGAAGCTCGTGATTGGTATGTAA
- a CDS encoding LysR family transcriptional regulator ArgP: MIDYSALRAVAMVVQTGSFEKAARALNVTPSAISQRVKHLEERLGVVLIERGSPCTATEKGDWLCRHIEQVGMLERELLAELPALSSSENSAQRVTLHIATNADSLGTWFLKAISHFSATSDYLFNVAVDDQDHTAEWLRRGRVVAAVTSLSNPVQGCRLTPLGILQYRATASPEFIARHFPDGITGDALAKAPALTFNQKDRLQDQWVRATLRTDIVCPTHWLPSTQAFVDASLSGMGWGMNPVQLVDRHLKSGQLIELIPDAPLDIPLYWQVNRLAADTLAGLTQTVVTIARQELAPHLQK, from the coding sequence ATGATCGACTATTCTGCCCTGAGAGCAGTGGCGATGGTGGTCCAGACAGGCAGTTTTGAGAAAGCCGCCCGGGCTCTGAACGTGACCCCGTCAGCGATCTCGCAACGCGTCAAGCACCTGGAGGAGAGGCTGGGCGTCGTCCTGATTGAGCGAGGCTCCCCTTGTACGGCGACCGAAAAGGGTGACTGGTTGTGTCGGCATATCGAGCAGGTCGGTATGCTCGAACGCGAACTTTTGGCAGAACTACCTGCACTATCCAGCAGCGAAAATTCTGCCCAGCGCGTAACACTCCATATAGCGACCAATGCCGATAGTCTGGGCACGTGGTTTCTCAAAGCGATTTCGCATTTCAGTGCGACATCGGATTATCTCTTCAATGTAGCGGTCGACGATCAGGATCATACTGCCGAATGGCTGCGGCGCGGGCGTGTCGTTGCCGCTGTAACCTCCCTGTCCAACCCCGTTCAGGGCTGTCGTCTCACCCCACTGGGTATTCTCCAATATCGGGCGACAGCTTCTCCGGAGTTTATCGCTCGGCATTTCCCGGACGGAATAACGGGCGATGCCCTCGCCAAGGCTCCAGCGTTGACATTCAACCAGAAAGACAGATTACAGGATCAATGGGTGCGCGCCACGCTGAGGACTGACATAGTTTGCCCAACACATTGGCTTCCTTCGACACAGGCTTTCGTCGATGCGAGCTTGTCGGGCATGGGATGGGGCATGAATCCGGTGCAACTGGTCGACCGCCATTTGAAATCAGGGCAGCTTATTGAACTGATACCCGATGCGCCTCTTGATATTCCTTTGTACTGGCAAGTTAACCGTCTCGCAGCCGACACGCTTGCAGGGCTGACGCAGACGGTTGTGACAATAGCGCGGCAGGAACTCGCGCCTCATCTCCAAAAATGA
- the minE gene encoding cell division topological specificity factor MinE: protein MSLFRFFSKPASAPQARERLQVLLAHERASHEHSDLVAVLREEILAVIAKHIQIDRDKVSVKMDRRDQMSTLEVDIELPLKSKTKVRAA from the coding sequence ATGAGCCTGTTTCGTTTCTTCAGCAAACCTGCTTCCGCGCCGCAAGCGCGTGAACGGTTGCAGGTTTTGCTTGCCCATGAAAGGGCCTCACACGAGCATTCCGACCTTGTTGCAGTGCTGCGGGAGGAAATCCTCGCCGTCATCGCCAAGCATATCCAGATCGATCGCGACAAGGTCAGCGTGAAAATGGACCGGCGCGACCAGATGTCGACACTTGAAGTCGATATCGAACTCCCGTTGAAAAGCAAAACGAAGGTGCGGGCAGCCTGA
- the minD gene encoding septum site-determining protein MinD, with amino-acid sequence MAKVIVVTSGKGGVGKTTSTAAIGAALAQRGEKTVVIDFDVGLRNLDLVMGAERRVVFDLVNVIQGDAKLPQALIRDKRLETLYLLPASQTRDKDNLTTDGVDRVMEDLKKEFDWIICDSPAGIERGATLAMRHADMAVVVTNPEVSSVRDSDRIIGLLDAKTLKAERGERVEKHLLLTRYDPVRAERGDMLKVDDVLEILSIPLLGIIPESQDVLRASNIGSPVTLADQRSAPALAYLDAARRLAGEEVPMTVPSEKRGLLGKLFGRRAA; translated from the coding sequence ATGGCAAAAGTAATTGTTGTAACTTCCGGCAAAGGTGGCGTCGGCAAAACGACATCCACTGCTGCAATTGGCGCAGCGCTGGCGCAACGCGGCGAGAAGACCGTCGTTATCGACTTCGATGTCGGTTTGCGTAATCTGGACCTTGTCATGGGGGCAGAGCGTCGCGTTGTGTTTGATCTGGTGAATGTCATTCAGGGCGACGCAAAGCTTCCGCAGGCTCTGATCCGCGACAAGCGCCTCGAGACGCTGTATCTGCTGCCTGCTTCCCAAACGCGTGATAAGGACAATCTGACCACCGACGGTGTCGACCGTGTCATGGAAGACCTCAAGAAAGAGTTCGACTGGATCATTTGCGATAGCCCGGCGGGGATCGAGCGCGGCGCCACGCTCGCCATGCGCCATGCGGATATGGCTGTGGTTGTGACGAACCCCGAAGTGTCGTCCGTGCGTGACTCCGACCGTATCATCGGCCTTCTGGATGCAAAGACGCTCAAGGCTGAGCGCGGCGAGCGCGTGGAAAAGCATCTCTTGCTGACCCGTTATGACCCGGTGCGTGCCGAACGCGGTGACATGCTGAAGGTCGACGACGTTCTCGAAATTCTGTCCATTCCGCTTCTCGGCATTATTCCGGAAAGCCAGGACGTTTTGCGGGCATCCAATATTGGTTCGCCCGTGACCCTTGCCGATCAGCGCAGCGCGCCTGCATTGGCTTATCTCGACGCAGCCCGCCGCCTCGCCGGCGAAGAAGTGCCGATGACTGTTCCATCCGAAAAGCGCGGCCTTCTGGGTAAACTTTTCGGAAGGAGAGCGGCATGA
- the minC gene encoding septum site-determining protein MinC produces MNQVLTQSRPIRLKGRSFLALVLSPELPLDGWLDKLDDLAARSVGFFLNRPIVLDLESISIERPQLVQLLEDLVSRGVWITGFENARPSLLGPGMPPAMRGGQPAADFDPEIAESKPQERTPAAPTSVQLVKAVPSMIVTEPVRSGQSVYFPDGDVTIVGSVASGAEVVAGGSIHVYGALRGRAMAGTAGNADARIFCRKMEAELVAIDGLYKTAEDMESRLRGQAVQLWLDGDYMMAETLN; encoded by the coding sequence ATGAATCAAGTGCTAACACAGTCCCGTCCAATCCGCTTGAAAGGGAGATCCTTTCTTGCGCTGGTGCTCTCACCCGAACTGCCGCTCGATGGCTGGCTCGACAAGCTGGATGATCTGGCAGCACGTTCAGTAGGGTTTTTCCTGAATCGTCCGATCGTTCTCGATCTGGAGAGTATTTCGATTGAGCGCCCACAACTGGTTCAGTTGCTTGAGGATCTGGTTAGCCGCGGTGTCTGGATTACCGGCTTCGAAAATGCGCGGCCTTCTCTGCTAGGTCCCGGCATGCCGCCGGCGATGCGAGGCGGACAGCCAGCTGCGGATTTCGATCCGGAAATTGCCGAGTCGAAACCGCAAGAGCGTACACCGGCCGCGCCCACATCGGTGCAGCTGGTCAAGGCTGTCCCTTCCATGATCGTGACCGAGCCCGTTCGATCCGGCCAGTCCGTCTATTTTCCCGATGGCGACGTAACGATTGTTGGTTCGGTTGCATCTGGCGCAGAGGTGGTGGCTGGCGGCTCGATCCACGTCTACGGCGCATTGCGCGGTCGCGCGATGGCTGGAACCGCTGGAAATGCCGACGCGCGCATTTTTTGCCGCAAGATGGAGGCAGAGCTTGTCGCTATCGACGGTCTCTACAAGACGGCCGAAGACATGGAGAGCAGATTGCGTGGGCAGGCTGTGCAGCTTTGGCTCGACGGCGACTACATGATGGCTGAAACGCTGAATTAG